In a genomic window of Streptomyces noursei ATCC 11455:
- a CDS encoding glycosyltransferase: protein MLTSHPAHPQGSPTALLGGTDHPTAPGAHPAGQVLVIGTPGPRLERLTHTLRSTGHDVTHAPPGEAGPRVRQAPPDAVVALHEPGAGHAGADVIREVRTVPAGRALPLLMVTGAPGPTGAADLLRQGADDCIPEASDPDELSARIEAKLRRVPVPVEHLLRDPRTGLYSRPHFLDELDRELKRPEGARHGGVLAVVAVAELAALEERLGPRIRREVAERLAGVAERLGGACDRLGRDDDGHLLMLLPGVDEETALRALHAFATAAAGTRFVVADENVRLTPAVGWLPLAGCTDAADVVDRARDATRESLRHRDLRPVRHAPWMRGAAHRHRRPPLRAVIRPALSALSPVLALLLGIGVPFALYRQTYLAGWDLGSGMYWAVVAGLVLSALLIVLECLYALDAPTRPQRPGAAYPPASAVIAAYLPNEAATIVDTVESFLRQDYPGGLEIVLAYNTPHPLPVEDTLREIAARDPRLVLLPVAGSTSKAQNVNAAVTRVRGEFVGIFDADHHPAPHAFRDAWHWLSHGYDVVQGHCVIRNGDSSRIARLVAVEFEAIYAVSHPGRTRLHGFGVFGGSNGFWRTDLLARTRMHGSMLTEDIDSTMRCLTAGARIAVDRTLISRELAPTTLTALWNQRSRWAQGWLQVSLKHLWRGLRSPVLTVRQKFGLLVLLGWREIQPWLTLQILPILLYATWKVGGPQHLDWGVPVCVLALLLTLAAGPVQALFAWRLAVPEIRARRRWFWSYLLVSTVFYSHFKNMVARQAHLKEALGDRQWRVTPRAQATRAVARR, encoded by the coding sequence GTGCTCACTTCGCACCCGGCACACCCCCAGGGCTCACCCACGGCCCTCCTCGGCGGAACGGACCACCCCACCGCACCCGGCGCCCACCCGGCCGGCCAGGTCCTCGTCATCGGCACCCCAGGGCCACGCCTGGAACGCCTCACCCACACCCTGCGCTCCACCGGTCACGACGTCACCCACGCCCCACCCGGCGAGGCAGGCCCCCGCGTCCGGCAGGCACCCCCGGACGCCGTCGTCGCCCTGCACGAGCCCGGCGCCGGGCACGCCGGAGCCGACGTCATCCGCGAGGTCCGCACCGTCCCCGCCGGACGGGCCCTGCCGCTCCTCATGGTCACCGGCGCCCCCGGCCCGACCGGCGCCGCCGACCTGCTCCGCCAGGGCGCCGACGACTGCATACCCGAGGCGTCCGACCCCGACGAGCTCTCCGCCCGGATCGAGGCCAAGCTCCGCCGGGTCCCGGTCCCCGTCGAGCACCTGCTCCGCGACCCGCGCACCGGCCTCTACTCCCGGCCGCACTTCCTCGACGAACTCGACCGCGAACTCAAGCGCCCCGAAGGCGCCCGGCACGGCGGCGTGCTCGCCGTCGTCGCGGTCGCCGAACTCGCCGCCCTGGAAGAGCGACTCGGCCCCCGGATCCGCCGCGAGGTCGCCGAACGGCTCGCCGGCGTCGCCGAGAGACTGGGCGGGGCCTGCGACCGGCTCGGCCGGGACGACGACGGCCACCTGCTGATGCTGCTCCCCGGCGTCGACGAGGAGACCGCCCTGCGCGCACTGCACGCCTTCGCCACCGCCGCCGCCGGCACCCGCTTCGTCGTCGCCGACGAGAACGTCCGCCTCACCCCCGCCGTCGGCTGGCTCCCGCTCGCCGGGTGCACCGATGCCGCCGACGTCGTGGACCGGGCCCGCGACGCGACCCGCGAGTCCCTGCGCCACCGCGACCTCCGCCCGGTCCGCCACGCCCCCTGGATGCGCGGCGCCGCCCATCGCCACCGCCGGCCGCCGCTGCGCGCCGTGATCCGCCCCGCGCTCTCCGCGCTCTCCCCGGTGCTGGCGCTGCTCCTGGGCATCGGGGTGCCGTTCGCCCTCTACCGGCAGACCTATCTGGCCGGTTGGGACCTCGGTTCGGGCATGTACTGGGCGGTCGTCGCCGGCCTGGTGCTCTCCGCGCTGCTGATCGTCCTGGAGTGCCTCTACGCGCTGGACGCGCCGACCCGACCGCAACGCCCCGGCGCCGCCTACCCGCCGGCCAGTGCCGTGATCGCCGCGTACCTCCCGAACGAGGCCGCCACCATCGTCGACACCGTCGAATCGTTCCTGCGCCAGGACTACCCGGGCGGTCTGGAGATCGTCCTCGCCTACAACACCCCGCATCCGCTGCCCGTCGAGGACACCCTCCGCGAGATCGCCGCCCGCGACCCCCGCCTCGTCCTCCTCCCCGTCGCCGGCAGCACCTCCAAGGCCCAGAACGTCAACGCCGCCGTCACCCGCGTCCGCGGCGAGTTCGTCGGCATCTTCGACGCCGACCACCACCCCGCCCCGCACGCCTTCCGCGACGCCTGGCACTGGCTCTCCCACGGCTACGACGTCGTCCAGGGCCACTGCGTCATCCGCAACGGCGACAGCTCCCGGATCGCCCGGCTCGTCGCCGTCGAGTTCGAGGCGATCTACGCCGTCAGCCACCCCGGCCGCACCCGGCTCCACGGCTTCGGCGTCTTCGGCGGTTCCAACGGCTTCTGGCGCACCGACCTCCTCGCCCGCACCCGGATGCACGGCTCCATGCTCACCGAGGACATCGACTCCACCATGCGCTGCCTGACCGCGGGCGCCCGGATCGCCGTCGACCGCACCCTGATCTCCCGCGAACTGGCCCCCACCACCCTCACCGCGCTGTGGAACCAGCGCTCCCGCTGGGCCCAGGGCTGGCTCCAGGTCTCCCTCAAGCACCTCTGGCGGGGTCTGCGCTCACCGGTGTTGACGGTACGTCAGAAGTTCGGCCTGCTGGTCCTGTTGGGCTGGCGCGAGATACAGCCCTGGCTGACCCTGCAGATCCTGCCGATCCTGCTCTACGCCACCTGGAAGGTCGGCGGCCCCCAGCACCTCGACTGGGGCGTACCGGTCTGTGTGCTCGCCCTGCTCCTCACCCTCGCCGCCGGACCCGTCCAGGCCCTCTTCGCCTGGCGCCTGGCCGTCCCCGAAATCCGGGCCCGCCGCCGCTGGTTCTGGTCCTACCTCCTGGTGTCGACCGTCTTCTACAGCCACTTCAAGAACATGGTCGCGCGTCAGGCCCACCTCAAGGAGGCCCTCGGCGACCGGCAGTGGCGGGTCACCCCGCGCGCCCAGGCGACGAGGGCGGTGGCCCGCCGATGA
- a CDS encoding amino acid transporter gives MTSTQVDPTPPPTAPAPRWRSWLLDGLSEQSARHPGPHGTPPAEHKGHSWWRVMCLTGVDYFSTLGYQPGIAALAAGLLSPFATLVLIALTLLGALPVYRRVAKESPQGEGSIAMLERLLPWWAGKLLVLVLLGFAATDFVITMTLSAADASAHVVENPFAPAALHGANLWITLLLLAALGAVFLKGFREAIGIAVALVGVYLVLNVVVLATSAWQVLSHPVAVGNWWGAMTAQHSSPLAIVGVALLVFPKLALGMSGFETGVAVMPQVRGDAGDDPVKPAGRIRDTRRLLTTAALIMSVFLLLSSLATTILIPQKEFAPGGSANGRALAYLAHEHLGEAFGTIYDISTIAILWFAGASAMAGLLNLVPRYLPRYGMAPEWTRAVRPLVLIFMAIAFGITIVFDASVDDQSGAYATGVLVLMLSASFASTVAARHRGHRGATIGFGAITLVFGYTLVTNVIERPDGLKIALLFILGILLTSFASRVHRAFELRAADVVFDETAERLIEEALAAGPLRVIANEPDERNAADYREKEYSQREETHIPDRGPVLFLEVLVEDSSDFTAELHVHGVEEHGARILRVQGAGVPNTIAAVLMQLRERTGQVPHIYFNWTEGHPFSHLLRFLVFGDGEVAPVAREVLRRAEPDLRRRPRVHVG, from the coding sequence ATGACCAGTACCCAGGTGGACCCCACTCCGCCGCCCACCGCCCCCGCACCGAGGTGGCGGTCCTGGCTGCTGGACGGCCTGAGCGAGCAGAGCGCCCGCCACCCCGGACCGCACGGCACCCCGCCCGCCGAGCACAAGGGCCACTCCTGGTGGCGGGTGATGTGCCTGACCGGCGTCGACTACTTCTCGACGCTGGGCTACCAGCCGGGCATCGCGGCGCTGGCCGCCGGACTGCTGTCGCCGTTCGCCACGCTCGTGCTGATCGCGCTGACGCTGCTGGGCGCGCTGCCCGTCTACCGGCGGGTCGCCAAGGAGAGCCCGCAGGGCGAGGGTTCGATCGCGATGCTGGAGCGGCTGCTGCCCTGGTGGGCGGGGAAGCTGCTGGTGCTGGTGCTGCTGGGGTTCGCCGCCACCGACTTCGTCATCACGATGACGCTGTCGGCGGCGGACGCCTCGGCGCATGTGGTGGAGAATCCTTTCGCCCCGGCCGCGCTGCACGGCGCCAACCTCTGGATCACGCTGCTGCTGCTCGCCGCCCTGGGCGCCGTCTTCCTCAAGGGCTTCCGGGAGGCGATCGGGATAGCCGTGGCGCTGGTCGGCGTCTACCTGGTGCTCAACGTGGTCGTGCTGGCCACGTCGGCCTGGCAGGTGCTGTCCCACCCGGTCGCGGTCGGCAACTGGTGGGGCGCGATGACCGCGCAGCACTCCTCGCCGCTGGCGATCGTCGGCGTCGCGCTGCTGGTCTTCCCGAAGTTGGCACTCGGCATGTCCGGCTTCGAGACCGGCGTGGCGGTGATGCCGCAGGTGCGCGGCGACGCCGGTGACGACCCGGTCAAGCCGGCCGGCCGGATCCGGGACACCCGCCGGCTGCTGACCACCGCGGCACTGATCATGAGCGTTTTCCTGCTGCTGTCCAGTCTGGCGACCACCATCCTGATCCCGCAGAAGGAGTTCGCGCCCGGCGGTTCGGCCAACGGGCGGGCGCTGGCGTATCTGGCGCACGAGCACCTGGGCGAGGCGTTCGGCACGATCTACGACATCTCGACCATCGCGATCCTGTGGTTCGCCGGTGCGTCGGCGATGGCGGGGCTGCTCAACCTCGTGCCGCGCTACCTCCCCCGCTACGGCATGGCGCCGGAGTGGACCCGGGCGGTGCGCCCGCTGGTGCTGATCTTCATGGCCATCGCGTTCGGGATCACCATCGTCTTCGACGCCAGCGTCGACGACCAGAGCGGCGCCTACGCGACCGGCGTGCTGGTGCTGATGCTCTCCGCCTCGTTCGCCTCGACCGTCGCGGCCCGGCACCGCGGGCACCGCGGCGCCACCATCGGATTCGGCGCGATCACCCTGGTCTTCGGCTACACGCTGGTCACCAACGTCATCGAGCGGCCGGACGGCCTGAAGATCGCGCTGCTGTTCATCCTCGGCATCCTGCTGACGTCGTTCGCCTCCCGGGTGCACCGCGCCTTCGAACTGCGCGCCGCGGACGTGGTGTTCGACGAGACCGCGGAGCGGCTGATCGAGGAGGCGCTGGCCGCCGGACCGCTACGGGTGATCGCCAACGAGCCCGACGAGCGGAACGCGGCGGACTACCGGGAGAAGGAGTACAGCCAGCGCGAGGAGACCCACATCCCCGACCGCGGGCCGGTGCTCTTCCTGGAGGTGCTCGTCGAGGACTCCTCGGACTTCACCGCGGAACTGCACGTGCACGGGGTGGAGGAGCACGGTGCGCGGATCCTGCGGGTGCAGGGCGCGGGTGTGCCCAACACCATCGCGGCGGTGCTGATGCAGCTCCGCGAGCGGACCGGCCAGGTGCCGCACATCTACTTCAACTGGACCGAGGGCCATCCGTTCAGCCACCTGCTGCGCTTCCTGGTGTTCGGTGACGGAGAGGTCGCGCCGGTCGCCCGCGAGGTGCTGCGCCGGGCGGAGCCGGACCTGCGGCGGCGCCCGCGGGTCCACGTGGGCTGA
- a CDS encoding TetR/AcrR family transcriptional regulator has translation MPPPTGAPRPATGPAGEAATDKRRRIIEAVWRIAAERGLHAASIREVAAEAGVSVRAVQYHFADKHRLLVDALRLLHDENERIARSRIRFDPADPRGLLRDVLDEFLPVDAQRTAALRVFAAYYARSLTDPALAAVFLPDEHPLEEMVAGILAAARDAGRAAPGLDVRLEADLLVSAAVGLGGDVLHGRRSLAQARRALAYRLGTLFDDRPWR, from the coding sequence GTGCCGCCGCCGACCGGGGCGCCGCGCCCGGCCACGGGCCCGGCCGGGGAGGCGGCGACGGACAAGCGGCGGCGGATCATCGAGGCGGTGTGGCGGATCGCGGCGGAGCGCGGGCTGCACGCCGCCAGCATCCGGGAGGTGGCGGCCGAGGCCGGGGTGTCGGTGCGGGCGGTGCAGTACCACTTCGCGGACAAGCACCGGCTGTTGGTGGACGCGCTGCGGCTGCTGCACGACGAGAACGAGCGGATCGCCCGGTCCCGGATCCGCTTCGACCCGGCGGACCCGCGGGGACTGCTGCGGGACGTGCTGGACGAGTTCTTGCCGGTGGACGCCCAACGGACCGCGGCGCTACGGGTGTTCGCGGCGTACTACGCGCGCAGCCTGACCGATCCGGCGCTGGCCGCGGTGTTCCTGCCCGACGAGCATCCGCTGGAGGAGATGGTCGCCGGGATCCTCGCGGCGGCGCGGGACGCCGGGCGGGCCGCGCCGGGGTTGGACGTCCGCCTGGAGGCCGATCTGCTGGTGTCCGCGGCGGTGGGGCTGGGCGGCGATGTGCTGCACGGCCGGCGGTCGTTGGCACAGGCACGACGGGCGCTGGCCTACCGGCTGGGGACGCTCTTCGACGACAGACCCTGGCGGTGA
- a CDS encoding acyltransferase family protein encodes MSVTTGPPAPPRTPEGAPRRRRAGDIDGFRGLAALSTVAFHVWQQYTAYDAHGTHPPVTNPVLDAVLSLEVIDLFFVLSAFLLTLSYARAALDGGSTRPARAFLFRRAIRILPLYVLAVLVVWATRNPTLPGDWQDLFEHLTFTHVFDQDRIFYTLGPTWSLSLEVLFYFVLVGLGPLAVRACRRLRRRADRVAVCAAGCLFLFAAPLAWITVAHYALGIPHTDWVAYFGPQARFGGFAAGMMLAVVLAALGDRARLSPGAALLLTALALAGLFCLSLQSDAEGFTFTYYHPIASALWALLLFGTLHIRRRTFWNRFLTARWLTPLGLISYSLFIWHEPVMLLLHNAGLLPAGPSGFPWALLIVFLAAVAVAAASYWLVEYPASLLGRLKDAQGRPRDFYPEPALR; translated from the coding sequence ATGAGCGTCACCACCGGCCCACCCGCCCCGCCGCGGACCCCCGAAGGCGCCCCGCGCCGCCGCCGCGCCGGGGACATCGACGGCTTCCGCGGCCTCGCCGCGCTCAGCACCGTCGCCTTCCACGTCTGGCAGCAGTACACCGCCTACGACGCGCACGGCACCCACCCGCCGGTGACCAACCCCGTCCTCGACGCGGTGCTCTCCCTCGAGGTCATCGACCTCTTCTTCGTCCTGTCGGCGTTCCTGCTCACCCTCTCCTACGCCCGCGCCGCCCTCGACGGCGGCTCCACCCGCCCGGCCCGCGCCTTCCTCTTCCGTCGCGCGATCCGCATCCTGCCGCTGTACGTCCTGGCCGTGCTGGTCGTCTGGGCCACCCGCAACCCCACCCTCCCCGGCGACTGGCAGGACCTCTTCGAACACCTCACGTTCACCCACGTCTTCGACCAGGACCGGATCTTCTACACCCTCGGCCCCACCTGGTCGCTCTCCCTGGAGGTGCTCTTCTACTTCGTCCTCGTCGGCCTCGGTCCGCTCGCCGTCCGGGCCTGCCGCCGACTGCGCCGCCGGGCCGACCGGGTCGCGGTCTGCGCCGCCGGCTGCCTGTTCCTCTTCGCCGCACCGCTGGCATGGATCACCGTCGCGCACTACGCCCTCGGCATCCCGCACACCGACTGGGTCGCCTACTTCGGCCCGCAGGCCCGCTTCGGCGGTTTCGCGGCCGGCATGATGCTGGCCGTGGTCCTGGCCGCGCTCGGCGACCGGGCCCGCCTCTCCCCGGGTGCCGCGCTGCTGCTGACCGCCCTCGCGCTGGCCGGCCTCTTCTGCCTCTCGCTCCAGTCCGACGCGGAGGGCTTCACCTTCACCTACTACCACCCGATCGCCTCCGCCCTGTGGGCGCTGCTGCTCTTCGGCACCCTCCACATCCGCCGACGCACCTTCTGGAACCGCTTCCTGACGGCGCGTTGGCTCACGCCGCTGGGCCTGATCAGCTACAGCCTCTTCATCTGGCACGAGCCGGTCATGCTCCTGCTGCACAACGCCGGACTGCTGCCCGCGGGCCCGTCCGGCTTCCCCTGGGCCCTGTTGATCGTCTTCCTCGCCGCCGTCGCGGTGGCCGCGGCCAGCTACTGGCTCGTCGAATACCCGGCGAGCCTGCTCGGCCGCCTCAAGGACGCCCAAGGGCGTCCCCGGGACTTCTACCCGGAACCCGCCCTCCGCTGA